Genomic DNA from Sphingobium sp. WTD-1:
GACCATGGACGAAGTGCGGCGAAACGCGGTTGGGGCCCTTGTTGGCCAGCACCAGCGATTCGCTTTCAATGCCCGGCAGGCCACCGATGCCCGAACCGATCGAGCAGCCGGCGCGCAGGCGCTCTTCTTCCGACATATTGTCCAGCCCCGCGTCGCGCAGCGCCTGGCTGGCGGCGGAAATGCCATAGACGATGAACGGATCGACCTGGCGCTGGATCTTGTGGTCGACGTCCAGCGAGGCGTCATAGCCATATTCATGATCCGCCGGCTTCACTTCGCAGGCGATGCGGCACTTGTAATCGGTGGCATCGAAGCGGGTGATCGTCGCCGCGCCGGATTTCGACGCGATGATGTTCTTCCAGGTGGTTTCGACATCCCCGCCAAGCGGGCTTACCATGCCAAGGCCGGTTACGACGACGCGACGCATATGCTTGCTCCGAAATTCCAATTTTTGGTTCCGTGCCGCTCATCTAGGCGTTCCACACGCACTTGTGAACGGCAGGCCAGATACGAAAAGGCTCCCCAAGCTCCGGGATCACCGGACAGGAGGAGCCAATCCTTGTGCAAGGAGGGCGGCCCGCCACCAAAGGCAGGCCGCGAAGCCCTTAGGCCTTGCTGTCGATATAGTCGATCGCGTCCTTGACGGTGGCGATCTTCTCAGCCGCATCGTCCGGGATTTCGACGCCGAATTCTTCTTCGAACGCCATCACCAGTTCCACGATGTCCAGGCTGTCTGCGCCCAGATCGTCGATGAAGCTGGCGTCCTCGGTCACCTTCTCGGCTTCGACGCCCAGATGCTCGACGACGATTTTCTTTACGCGAT
This window encodes:
- a CDS encoding acyl carrier protein — its product is MSETADRVKKIVVEHLGVEAEKVTEDASFIDDLGADSLDIVELVMAFEEEFGVEIPDDAAEKIATVKDAIDYIDSKA